Proteins encoded within one genomic window of Helicobacter sp. 'house sparrow 1':
- a CDS encoding TrkH family potassium uptake protein, with protein sequence MNLKSIKFLLLSYIGIALIAAAFLSMPFSRVTDLAFIDAFFTATSALACTGLIVKDTALDFTFTGHCILLFLVQLGGFGYMTMLGLIYVALRKRLGSAEKNMLKEALNYSSYDNLMDFIKKILVYVVIIESIGALILSLDFSVRFGIRDGIWYGIFHSITAFNNGGFSIFPDSLMDFRTDILINTVICILVILGGIGYICLAELHYFAKYKVSQQPHTKTFRFSLHFKIVFSATIILILFGAIVILILEWNNPKTFSSFSFFEKIMTALFTSINYRSAGFVTYDISNLNDSTLFFSTILMLIGGSPGGTAAGIKITTLAVLFAFCRSILSNTQPRLFNRTIPQESVQKALMIFLISSLYFLVISLLLAFAQPNLDFFPLIFEVNAAFSNVGISTGNGGILSLSAVFNDAGKILIIIAMILGKIGVLVFTFALFGKSKVSRIQYPTEKVIL encoded by the coding sequence TTGCTGCAGCTTTTTTATCAATGCCCTTTTCACGCGTTACAGATCTTGCCTTTATTGATGCCTTCTTTACTGCAACCTCTGCACTTGCCTGCACAGGACTTATTGTAAAAGATACTGCTTTAGACTTTACATTTACTGGTCACTGCATCCTACTTTTTTTAGTTCAGCTTGGTGGCTTTGGATATATGACAATGCTAGGATTAATTTATGTTGCATTGCGAAAAAGATTAGGTAGTGCCGAAAAGAATATGTTAAAAGAAGCACTCAATTATTCAAGTTATGATAATTTAATGGACTTTATCAAAAAAATTCTAGTTTATGTTGTGATTATTGAATCAATTGGTGCGCTAATCTTAAGCTTAGATTTTAGTGTCCGCTTTGGTATTAGGGATGGAATATGGTATGGCATTTTTCACTCTATCACCGCTTTTAACAATGGAGGATTTTCAATTTTTCCTGATAGCCTAATGGATTTTCGAACAGATATTCTTATTAATACTGTAATTTGCATCCTAGTTATTTTGGGTGGGATAGGATATATTTGTTTGGCCGAACTTCATTATTTTGCAAAATATAAAGTCTCACAACAACCACATACAAAAACCTTTAGGTTTTCTTTGCATTTCAAGATTGTTTTTAGTGCTACTATTATTCTTATTTTATTTGGTGCTATTGTCATTCTAATTTTAGAGTGGAATAATCCAAAAACCTTTTCTAGCTTTAGTTTCTTTGAAAAAATTATGACTGCACTTTTTACCTCTATCAATTATAGATCTGCTGGGTTTGTTACTTATGATATTTCTAATCTTAATGACTCTACTTTGTTTTTTTCTACAATTTTAATGTTAATTGGAGGATCCCCGGGTGGGACTGCTGCGGGTATAAAAATTACTACCCTTGCAGTATTATTTGCATTTTGTCGCTCCATTTTAAGCAATACACAACCAAGATTATTTAATCGCACCATTCCTCAAGAAAGTGTACAAAAAGCTCTTATGATTTTTTTGATTTCAAGCTTGTATTTTCTTGTTATATCTTTATTGCTTGCTTTTGCGCAACCAAACCTAGATTTTTTCCCACTTATTTTTGAGGTTAATGCTGCTTTTTCAAATGTGGGTATCTCCACAGGAAATGGAGGAATATTATCTCTAAGTGCAGTCTTTAATGATGCGGGAAAAATACTTATTATCATTGCAATGATTCTAGGTAAAATTGGCGTATTAGTCTTTACTTTCGCTCTGTTTGGTAAAAGTAAAGTCAGTAGAATACAATATCCAACAGAAAAGGTCATATTATAA
- a CDS encoding potassium channel family protein: MIKKTYGVIGLGKFGSYIARGLVDQGESIIVCDNSQENFRDFREDVENLYMLDSTDILALKEAGISDLDVVIVSIGENIEASILTVMALKELGNKMIIAKATNKTHGQILSKIGADKVIYPEREAANRLFVELIASKADVSVISENLKMCKVLASDIFGKKTIKEIQEASIKKDENGNIIQEIKIVAIKRKEDWLMHFNLDFEILNEDFIAFLGNEKTVEFYVKKFENL; this comes from the coding sequence ATGATAAAGAAAACCTATGGCGTAATTGGTCTTGGAAAATTTGGTTCTTATATTGCAAGGGGACTTGTAGATCAAGGGGAAAGTATTATTGTTTGTGATAATTCGCAAGAAAATTTTAGAGATTTTAGAGAGGATGTAGAAAATCTCTATATGCTAGATTCTACAGATATACTTGCGCTAAAAGAAGCAGGAATCAGTGATCTTGATGTTGTGATTGTAAGTATTGGTGAGAATATTGAAGCCTCTATTCTTACAGTAATGGCACTAAAAGAATTGGGCAATAAGATGATTATTGCTAAGGCTACAAACAAAACACATGGGCAAATCCTATCAAAAATTGGTGCTGATAAGGTGATTTATCCTGAAAGAGAAGCAGCAAATAGGCTTTTTGTTGAACTGATTGCTTCTAAAGCTGATGTGAGTGTAATTAGTGAGAATCTCAAAATGTGTAAAGTTTTAGCAAGTGATATTTTTGGAAAAAAAACTATCAAAGAAATTCAAGAAGCAAGTATCAAAAAAGATGAAAATGGCAATATTATTCAAGAAATTAAAATTGTTGCAATCAAAAGAAAAGAAGATTGGCTGATGCATTTTAATTTGGATTTTGAGATTCTAAATGAAGATTTTATTGCATTCCTTGGAAATGAAAAAACTGTTGAGTTTTATGTTAAGAAATTTGAAAACCTATAG